One segment of Theobroma cacao cultivar B97-61/B2 chromosome 9, Criollo_cocoa_genome_V2, whole genome shotgun sequence DNA contains the following:
- the LOC18588100 gene encoding nuclear speckle RNA-binding protein B, which translates to MGDPNYYRYSAAAAERGSVSGPSFPGYFTSEAPSLASQHADMQYASSDVQKRDINRLQPWRYGVDDISNSGVYSEPNLGGLSARDTVRSYPSSLGDPKLTAQRWDAPEGVYSSVGVHPEPTFGGVSAGSAIRGYSSALEVPGLVGHRQDAPGISPSSGVHPEPRLGAVSAAATDRSYSSALEVPNSVGQRWDAPVGISPSAGLQSQPSRGAGSAGASIKGYTSALDDQRRDGPVGISSSAGVQPEPSLGAVSAGASIKGCSSPLEDPNLVGQRQDGTAVMRPGIPDAVDEMPASLRNGDGPQVDAGESNILFVDGLPTDCTRREVGHLFRPFLGYKEIKVIHKEPRHSGDRAMVLCFVEFHDSKFARAAMQALQGYKFDDKKPDSPALRIQFAHFPFRYRADRDDQCVEF; encoded by the exons ATGGGGGATCCTAATTATTACAGATACTCTGCTGCTGCAGCAGAAAGAG GAAGTGTTTCGGGGCCCAGCTTTCCTGGCTACTTTACATCTGAAGCACCCTCATTGGCATCTCAACATGCTGATATGCAGTACGCTTCTTCAGATGTTCAAAAGAGAGAT ATAAACAGATTGCAGCCTTGGAGATATGGTGTGGATGATATTTCAAATTCTGGAGTTTATTCTGAACCCAATCTTGGTGGTCTATCAGCCAGAGATACTGTAAGGTCTTACCCATCTTCTTTAGGAGATCCAAAGTTAACTGCCCAAAGATGGGATGCTCCAGAAGGTGTTTACTCAAGTGTGGGAGTTCACCCTGAACCTACTTTTGGTGGCGTATCAGCTGGATCTGCCATTAGGGGTTACTCATCTGCACTAGAAGTTCCAGGTTTAGTTGGCCACAGACAGGATGCTCCTGGCATTAGCCCAAGTTCTGGAGTTCATCCTGAACCCAGACTTGGTGCTGTATCAGCTGCAGCCACCGATAGGAGTTATTCATCTGCTCTAGAGGTTCCAAATTCAGTTGGCCAAAGATGGGATGCTCCTGTAGGTATTAGTCCAAGTGCTGGACTTCAATCCCAACCCAGCCGTGGTGCTGGATCAGCTGGAGCTAGCATAAAGGGTTACACATCTGCTCTAGATGATCAAAGACGGGATGGTCCTGTTGGCATTAGTTCAAGTGCTGGCGTTCAACCTGAACCTAGCCTTGGTGCTGTATCAGCTGGAGCTAGCATAAAGGGTTGCTCATCTCCTCTAGAAGATCCTAACTTAGTTGGCCAAAGGCAGGATGGTACAGCAGTTATGAGGCCTGGTATTCCTGATGCTGTTGATGAAATGCCTGCCTCCTTGAGAAACGGTGATGGTCCACAAGTTGATGCAGGAGAATCAAACATTCTGTTTGTCGATGGGCTTCCAACAGACtgtacaagaagagaagtagGGC ATCTTTTCCGTCCATTTCTTGGCTACAAAGAGATAAAAGTCATTCACAAGGAACCAAGACAT AGTGGAGATAGAGCCATGGTTTTGTGCTTTGTAGAGTTCCATGACTCAAAATTCGCAAGGGCTGCCATGCAAGCTCTTCAAG GTTATAAATTTGATGACAAGAAACCTGACTCCCCTGCCTTGAGAATCCAGTTTGCACATTTCCCTTTCCGATACCGAGCTGATCGTGATGATCAATGTGTTGAGTTCTAA
- the LOC18588101 gene encoding serine/threonine-protein kinase tricorner: MEGIEEEESGEKEVLGSSLTMEKVAAAKQFIENHYRAQTKNIKERKERRWILERKLAASDVPKEEQINLIKDLERKETEFMRLKRHKICADDFDLLTIIGRGAFGEVRLCREKKSGNIYAMKKLKKSEMLMRGQVEHVRAERNLLAEVASHCIVKLYYSFQDAEYLYLIMEYLPGGDMMTLLMREDTLTENVAKFYIAQSVLAIESIHKHNYIHRDIKPDNLLLDKNGHMKLSDFGLCKPLDCMTLPAIHENKPMDDENMTEPMDIDGCIPDADNKSSWRSPREQLQHWQMNRRKLAFSTVGTPDYIAPEVLLKKGYGMECDWWSLGAIMYEMLIGYPPFYSDDPITTCRKIVHWRNHLRFPEDSRLSHEAKDLICRLLCDVEHRLGTGGANQIKAHPWFKDVVWDKLYEMEAAFKPEVNGELDTQNFMKFDELDNPAPARTGSGPSRKMLLTPKDLSFVGYTYKNFDAVKGLRHSFDFKNPSMGQPSVDSIYGDSGVGYSTKCPAEETEVQMLASTGDPMLP, translated from the exons atgGAGGGCATAGAGGAAGAAGAGAGCGGAGAAAAGGAGGTGTTAGGGTCAAGCTTGACGATGGAGAAAGTGGCGGCGGCTAAACAGTTTATTGAGAATCATTATAGAGCTCAGACGAAGAATATTAAAGAACGCAAAGAAAG ACGATGGATCCTGGAGAGAAAGTTAGCTGCTTCAGATGTGCCCAAGGAGGAACAGATCAATCTTATAAAAGATTTAGAGCGGAAAGAGACAGAGTTTATGAGACTTAAAAGGCACAAGATTTGTGCGGATGATTTTGATCTTTTGACCATTATTGGCAGGGGAGCCTTTGGTGAG GTTCGCTTGTGTAGGGAGAAGAAATCTGGAAATATTTATGCAATGAAGAAGTTAAAGAAATCCGAAATGCTTATGAGAGGACAG GTGGAACATGTTAGAGCTGAGAGGAACTTGCTGGCAGAAGTTGCGAGCCACTGCATAGTAAAActttattattcatttcagGATGCTGAATACTtatatttaatcatggaaTATCTTCCTGGTGGTGATATGATGACACTGCTGATGAGGGAGGATACCTTAACTGAAAATGTGGCTAAGTTTTACATTGCTCAAAGTGTCTTGGCCATCGAGTCTATTCACAAACATAATTACATTCACAG AGACATTAAACCTGACAACCTTCTTCTGGACAAAAATGGTCACATGAAGTTATCAGATTTTGGCCTTTGTAAGCCTCTTGATTGTATGACTTTACCAGCAATCCATGAGAATAAGCCCATGGATGATGAAAATATGACAGAACCTATGGACATTGATGGATGTATTCCTGATGCGGATAATAAGAGCAGTTGGAGAAGCCCTCGTGAACAGCTTCAGCATTGGCAGATGAATAGAAGAAAGTTG GCATTTTCAACTGTGGGAACGCCTGATTACATTGCTCCTGAAGTGTTACTGAAGAAAGGATATGGCATGGAATGTGACTG GTGGTCACTAGGAGCGATAATGTATGAAATGCTAATTGGATATCCACCATTTTATTCAGATGATCCAATTACCACATGCAGGAAG ATTGTGCATTGGAGAAATCACCTAAGATTTCCTGAAGATTCTAGGTTGAGTCATGAGGCAAAGGATCTCATATGTAGATTGCTGTGTGATGTTGAGCACAGACTGGGTACTGGCGGGGCAAACCAAATCAAA GCTCATCCTTGGTTCAAGGACGTTGTGTGGGATAAACTCTACGAGATGGAGGCAGCATTTAAACCTGAAGTCAATGGGGAATTAGATACTCAGAATTTTATGAAGTTTGATGAA TTGGATAATCCGGCACCAGCAAGAACTGGCTCAGGACCCTCTCGGAAG ATGCTATTAACACCCAAAGATTTAAGTTTTGTTGGCTATACATACAAGAACTTTGATGCTGTCAAAGGGCTACGCCATTCTTTTG ATTTCAAAAATCCATCAATGGGACAGCCATCTGTTGATTCTATATACG GTGATTCTGGGGTAGGTTATTCTACTAAGTGCCCTGCCGAGGAAACAGAGGTGCAGATGCTTGCATCCACAGGTGATCCAATGTTGCCATAA
- the LOC18588102 gene encoding probable protein phosphatase 2C 53, whose protein sequence is MEEMSPTVAVPFRLGNSVCENATFATRMDITRLKLMANPAGILTDSATEATNQPVTGEDVDCNCAAMGTEESSIEVTLPEEVKGEEATSLDMLSDSKVSWIASNDVIAQESEEEEDSFSLEGDHVLDLDSSCSLSVASETSSLYGEDFLGFDVTSEVGTPSSVDIEKSICSVDFIAKATKFVESNVETEVASEPLAVAVSLEEEIGDGSEQKPSAVVLQLAVEKELSTTVPVPRSVFEVEYVPLWGFTSICGRRPEMEDAVAAVPRFLKVPIQMLIGDRVLDGTSRGFAHQTAHFFGVYDGHGGSQVANYCRERIHSALAEEIEFVKECWTNESITDSCQELWKKAFTNCFVKVDAEVGGQASQEPVAPETVGSTAVVALICSSHIVVANCGDSRAVLCRGKEPMALSVDHKPNREDEYERIEAAGGKVIQWNGHRVFGVLAMSRSIGDRYLKPWIIPEPEVMFVPRAKEDECLILASDGLWDVMTNEEACDLARRRILQWHKKNGATLTSERGDTIDPAAQAAAEYLSNRALQKGSKDNITVTVVDLKAQRKFKSKT, encoded by the exons ATGGAGGAGATGTCTCCGACGGTCGCGGTGCCATTTAGATTAGGTAATTCAGTCTGTGAAAACGCTACCTTTGCTACCCGTATGGACATCACAAGACTTAAGCTTATGGCAAATCCTGCTGGTATATTAACTGATTCTGCGACCGAGGCTACTAACCAGCCAGTAACTGGTGAAGATGTGGATTGTAACTGTGCTGCTATGGGGACGGAAGAAAGTAGTATAGAGGTGACACTGCCGGAAGAGGTCAAGGGAGAAGAAGCTACCTCTTTGGATATGTTATCTGATAGTAAAGTTAGTTGGATTGCTAGTAATGATGTTATAGCCCAAGAAAGTGAGGAGGAGGAGGATTCTTTCTCCTTGGAAGGTGATCATGTTCTTGATCTTGATAGCTCTTGTTCACTATCAGTGGCAAGTGAGACTAGTAGCCTTTATGGAGAGGATTTTTTGGGTTTCGATGTTACTTCTGAGGTAGGAACACCAAGTTCTGTGGACATTGAGAAAAGTATTTGCAGTGTAGATTTTATTGCAAAGGCCACCAAGTTTGTGGAGTCAAACGTTGAAACAGAGGTTGCAAGTGAACCCCTCGCTGTTGCAGTAAGCCTTGAGGAAGAGATTGGAGATGGGTCTGAACAAAAGCCATCTGCAGTGGTACTTCAATTGGCTGTTGAAAAGGAGCTGAGTACAACAGTTCCAGTTCCACGCAGTGTATTTGAGGTGGAATATGTGCCTCTTTGGGGATTTACCTCTATTTGTGGAAGGAGACCTGAGATGGAAGATGCAGTTGCTGCTGTCCCTCGGTTTTTAAAGGTTCCCATTCAGATGCTAATTGGTGATCGGGTACTTGATGGCACGAGCAGGGGCTTCGCTCATCAGACTGCTCACTTCTTTGGGGTCTATGATGGTCATGGAGGCTCCCAG GTTGCAAACTACTGTCGTGAGCGTATTCACTCTGCATTGGCTGAGGAAATAGAGTTTGTTAAGGAATGCTGGACTAATGAAAGCATAACAGACAGTTGCCAAGAGCTGTGGAAAAAGGCATTCACAAATTGTTTTGTTAAAGTTGATGCTGAGGTTGGAGGACAAGCTAGTCAAGAACCAGTTGCCCCAGAAACAGTTGGTTCTACTGCCGTTGTTGCCCTTATTTGTTCTTCTCACATTGTTGTAGCAAACTGTGGAGATTCAAGAGCTGTTCTATGTCGTGGGAAAGAGCCCATGGCTTTGTCGGTGGATCATAAA CCCAATCGAGAAGATGAATATGAAAGGATTGAAGCAGCTGGAGGCAAGGTTATTCAATGGAATGGGCATCGAGTTTTTGGCGTTCTTGCAATGTCAAGGTCCATTG GTGATAGATATTTGAAGCCATGGATCATTCCAGAGCCAGAAGTGATGTTTGTTCCAAGAGCAAAAGAAGATGAATGCCTCATTTTAGCCAGTGATGGTCTATGGGATGTTATGACAAATGAAGAAGCATGTGACCTGGCTAGGAGACGAATACTTCAGTGGCACAAAAAGAACGGTGCTACACTGACTTCAGAAAGGGGTGATACAATTGATCCTGCTGCTCAAGCTGCAGCAGAATACCTCTCAAACCGCGCTCTGCAAAAAGGAAGCAAGGATAACATCACTGTAACTGTGGTGGATCTGAAAGCTCAAAGGAAGTTCAAGAGTAAGACATGA